In a single window of the Olivibacter sp. SDN3 genome:
- a CDS encoding RNA polymerase sigma factor, with the protein MEVTYSDPHEQLIADCKLGNRQAQFKLYKLYSKAMYNTALRIVIDADEAADVLQEAFIDAFKRLDSFRQESTFGLWMKQIVVNKSLSALRKRKVEFESLSGADDIPTDDLEEEFSSQFEVERVRKAINQLADGYRVVLSLYLLEGYDHEEIAHILKINENTSRSQFSRAKKKLLDILKYN; encoded by the coding sequence TTGGAAGTTACTTACAGCGATCCGCACGAACAACTGATTGCCGATTGTAAGCTGGGCAATCGACAGGCGCAATTCAAATTATACAAGCTTTATTCTAAAGCGATGTATAATACTGCGTTGCGTATTGTAATCGATGCGGATGAAGCTGCCGATGTTTTACAGGAGGCTTTTATTGATGCGTTTAAAAGACTCGACAGTTTTAGACAGGAAAGTACCTTTGGTTTATGGATGAAGCAAATTGTAGTGAATAAATCCTTATCCGCATTGAGGAAGAGGAAAGTTGAATTCGAATCGTTGAGTGGCGCAGACGATATACCAACAGACGATTTAGAAGAAGAATTTTCATCGCAATTTGAGGTAGAACGCGTGCGTAAAGCAATCAACCAGTTAGCAGATGGCTACCGTGTCGTACTAAGTTTATATTTATTGGAAGGATATGACCATGAAGAAATTGCACACATCCTTAAAATAAATGAAAACACTTCCCGTAGCCAATTCTCACGGGCGAAGAAAAAGTTATTGGATATATTAAAGTACAATTAG
- a CDS encoding lantibiotic dehydratase: MKLKLLPAVLCRTPVFSYQQNISQIWEELKDAIKNASPDLYEVIKETTGDQYTQLPAKIKFACWKYFNRACFRATPFGAFGSVTIVPFSEEAPFKITISNEVTLHQFIDWKHKDFLTAQVERAFQQSNFFLCNTSAYTSGSYIRYINLVRSTFELATTRRQEIVESTLTYCIVKQSKQNLMAYLTEHYRLKGAIAEDFIKQLIDLQLLITDVNANIIGDDYFQRIKLTPEKTVDDQRYIISEKKLVAGCLSKQPFKIISEAILCLKDHLPLHKNKDLETFKYNFSRKFEYLEVPLLMALDPEIGIGYGALETASTYSTLLDELKSPNPPALNTTITYGPLQHFILNKIIHKQKIRLEEFVSASKPSEATILPNTFSAIVQLVDNHIIVKHIGGSTANALLGRFTLANEKVNETCRDIVLLEEQANPEVLFFDIGYQAEKTVDNVNRRKCIYNYELPILSWPETTGYLSLNDIMVSVRQNEIILRSKKYNKRIIPRLASAYNYSRSDLSVYRFFCDLQHQHIQTNLNIHLKDFFPSLDYYPRIYYKNLILSPRMWKVPEELYKQTDKDDLLLFLTNWLKVNNIPQYFKCGNGDQMLCFNMVNSEDLNYFINYCLGKKYLYITEAFLPERPSIQDEKNQPYLEEYIVSFSHSEVVYEPTSKETPVPIYQEERPIHLPGNEWLYFEIYSHTLRSNQVLTALIDTYLQSVKKLIKNWFFIRYPHPAPHIRLRLQLKSGNISMQLIKQMADLIESYFNQGIVSDWQIKPYIQEIERYGVRTVDEIQRYFCSDSKYVLKLLRHCRSDQLLYGMTLRFINDVLEGLGLPLHDQRQYIQRMADSFASEMSIHTTAFKKINKSYISLKDNIGIPVLNKTLEKAYHRTVQHLVLLLSTIDHNKRRQQLMVDIVHMHINRLFPTDQRMHELVIYQYHLKYLLAKQKRVTSPH; encoded by the coding sequence ATGAAATTGAAGCTATTGCCAGCCGTATTATGCCGAACTCCTGTATTCTCCTATCAGCAAAACATCTCCCAAATTTGGGAAGAACTTAAGGATGCCATTAAAAATGCTTCTCCTGATCTATATGAAGTTATAAAAGAAACAACAGGTGATCAGTATACGCAACTGCCCGCTAAAATAAAGTTCGCCTGTTGGAAATATTTTAATAGAGCATGTTTTCGGGCAACGCCCTTTGGTGCTTTTGGCTCAGTTACCATCGTTCCCTTTAGCGAAGAAGCACCATTTAAAATTACCATCAGTAACGAGGTAACACTTCACCAATTCATCGACTGGAAGCATAAAGATTTTCTTACAGCGCAGGTTGAGCGGGCTTTTCAACAATCGAATTTTTTTCTATGTAATACCTCTGCTTACACCTCCGGATCGTATATACGTTATATCAACCTAGTAAGGAGCACTTTCGAACTCGCCACTACAAGGCGTCAAGAAATTGTAGAAAGCACGCTTACTTATTGCATTGTCAAACAAAGCAAGCAGAATCTGATGGCCTATCTAACCGAACATTATCGGTTAAAAGGTGCGATAGCAGAAGACTTCATTAAACAGCTTATCGACTTACAGCTATTAATTACCGATGTAAATGCCAATATTATAGGTGACGATTATTTCCAGCGAATAAAGTTAACTCCTGAAAAGACCGTCGATGACCAACGCTATATCATTTCAGAAAAGAAACTCGTTGCAGGCTGCCTCAGCAAGCAGCCATTCAAAATTATCAGCGAAGCAATATTATGTTTAAAGGATCATCTACCATTACACAAAAATAAGGATCTGGAAACATTCAAATATAACTTCTCTAGAAAGTTTGAATACCTAGAGGTGCCCCTACTTATGGCGCTAGATCCTGAGATAGGCATCGGTTACGGTGCCTTGGAAACAGCGTCCACTTACAGCACCCTGTTAGATGAGTTAAAGTCCCCCAACCCGCCCGCCTTGAACACAACTATTACATATGGCCCATTGCAACATTTCATATTGAATAAAATCATTCACAAACAAAAAATTCGCTTGGAAGAGTTTGTTTCAGCGAGCAAACCGTCAGAAGCAACAATACTGCCTAATACATTTTCAGCCATTGTGCAATTAGTAGACAACCATATCATCGTTAAACACATTGGAGGTAGTACGGCCAACGCCTTACTCGGTCGCTTCACTTTAGCAAACGAAAAGGTAAATGAAACGTGCCGGGATATTGTTTTACTGGAGGAACAGGCCAATCCAGAAGTCCTCTTTTTCGACATTGGTTATCAAGCGGAAAAAACGGTAGACAATGTAAACAGGCGGAAATGCATTTATAACTACGAATTACCCATACTTTCCTGGCCAGAAACCACCGGTTATCTTTCATTGAACGACATCATGGTCAGTGTTCGGCAGAACGAAATTATATTACGATCAAAAAAGTATAATAAGCGGATTATCCCCCGCCTTGCCTCCGCTTATAACTATTCCAGATCCGACCTTTCTGTATATCGCTTTTTCTGTGACCTACAGCATCAGCATATACAAACAAATCTTAATATACATTTAAAGGACTTTTTCCCATCTCTAGATTATTATCCTAGAATTTATTACAAAAATCTAATATTGTCTCCGCGGATGTGGAAGGTGCCTGAGGAACTATATAAGCAAACGGACAAAGATGATCTGCTATTATTTTTAACGAATTGGCTGAAGGTAAATAACATCCCACAATACTTCAAATGCGGTAACGGAGATCAAATGCTGTGCTTTAATATGGTCAACAGCGAGGATTTAAACTATTTTATAAACTATTGTTTGGGGAAGAAATATCTATATATAACAGAGGCCTTCCTTCCCGAAAGACCTTCGATACAAGACGAAAAGAACCAACCTTATCTAGAAGAATACATCGTAAGCTTCTCACATAGTGAGGTCGTTTACGAACCGACAAGTAAGGAAACACCGGTTCCCATTTATCAGGAAGAACGTCCTATTCATTTACCCGGTAATGAATGGTTATACTTCGAAATCTACTCGCATACCTTACGTAGCAATCAGGTGTTAACAGCCCTTATTGATACGTACCTGCAATCAGTAAAAAAGCTCATTAAGAATTGGTTTTTCATTCGATATCCCCACCCTGCACCACATATCCGACTTAGACTCCAGTTAAAATCAGGGAACATATCAATGCAGTTAATCAAACAGATGGCAGATCTTATTGAAAGCTATTTTAATCAGGGCATTGTTAGTGATTGGCAGATCAAACCATATATTCAGGAGATTGAACGGTATGGCGTAAGAACAGTGGATGAAATCCAGCGTTACTTCTGTAGTGATAGCAAATATGTACTAAAACTCCTGCGGCACTGCAGAAGTGACCAATTATTATATGGTATGACCTTAAGATTTATAAACGATGTACTGGAAGGTCTAGGTCTCCCCCTTCATGATCAGCGTCAGTACATACAACGTATGGCAGATAGCTTCGCCAGTGAAATGAGTATACATACCACTGCATTCAAAAAAATAAACAAAAGTTACATCTCACTAAAAGATAACATCGGTATACCAGTGCTAAACAAAACATTGGAAAAAGCTTATCACCGAACCGTACAGCATTTAGTGTTACTTCTGAGCACCATAGACCATAATAAACGAAGACAACAGTTGATGGTTGATATTGTACACATGCATATTAATAGACTTTTTCCAACCGATCAGCGCATGCACGAACTCGTTATTTACCAGTATCATCTAAAATATCTATTGGCAAAGCAAAAGCGTGTAACGTCTCCACATTAA